The following coding sequences are from one Schizosaccharomyces osmophilus chromosome 1, complete sequence window:
- the ubc1 gene encoding ubiquitin conjugating enzyme E2 Ubc1 yields MKFDTKIYHPNISSQTGAICLDILKDQWSPVYTVKSALISLQSLLCTPEPSNPQDAQVAQVYIQNYDQFIQTAREWVRLYAQPPAFIDVEEASDSYNGIDPKVVQSLQNFGFDQDVIVRALSKENIKSQEDVDNHPNGINGILDLLLH; encoded by the coding sequence ATGAAGTTTGACACAAAAATTTACCATCCAAACATCTCCTCTCAAACAGGAGCTATTTGTCTCgacattttgaaagatcAATGGTCTCCCGTGTATACCGTAAAGTCTGCATTGATTAGCTTACAGTCTCTTTTGTGCACCCCGGAACCCTCAAATCCTCAAGATGCACAGGTAGCCCAAGTGTACATTCAAAACTACGACCAATTCATTCAAACTGCTAGAGAATGGGTTAGACTTTATGCACAACCTCCTGCATTTATCGATGTGGAAGAGGCGAGCGACAGTTACAATGGGATTGATCCAAAGGTTGTTCAAAGCTTGCAGAATTTTGGCTTTGATCAGGATGTGATTGTCCGTGCTTTgtctaaagaaaacataaaatcACAAGAGGATGTAGACAATCACCCAAACGGAATCAATGGaattttggatttgcttttgcaCTAA
- a CDS encoding ubiquitin conjugating enzyme Ubc1-like — translation MSDSRSRRIGKELADVRRDTQAGIQVWTVNESDISRLKGMFKGPPDTAYEGGYYTVDVEIPIGMNIE, via the exons ATGTCTGACAGTCGTTCTCGCAGAATCGGAAAAGAATTAGCCG ATGTACGTCGGGATACACAAGCTGGAATCCAAGTTTGGACCGTGAATGAATCCGACATAT CTCGACTCAAGGGAATGTTTAAGGGCCCGCCTGATACTGCTTATGAAG GTGGTTACTACACTGTCGATGTCGAAATTCCC ATTGGTATGAACATTGAATAA
- the alb1 gene encoding pre-60S shuttling factor Alb1 has product MPYRNDRKKSAKRNPDSIIHGRVPSKKTIKKHLRNGKYSLQRLAEQGIHLDDAMMEIEAVSDNKERKNKNKLFGNSEEEQQDNFMSVDQPAGKGTILGVPPSF; this is encoded by the exons ATGCCTTACAGAAACgacagaaaaaaatctgcaaaaagaaacccaGATTCCATTATCCATGGCCGTGTTCCTAGCAAAAAGACGATCAAAAAACATTtaagaaatggaaaataT TCTTTACAGCGTCTAGCTGAACAAGGAATCCATTTGGACGATGCTATGATGG AAATCGAAGCTGTGAGCgacaacaaagaaaggaaaaacaaaaacaagctttttggcaattctgaagaagaacaacaGGATAACTTTATGAGTGTCGATCAACCAGCGGGCAAGGGCACAATTCTCGGCGTTCCTCCATCTTTTTAA
- the coq8 gene encoding ABC1 kinase family ubiquinone biosynthesis ATPase Coq8: protein MGNSGLWEFITLSSAIKNVASIYWKSGRSIYHQKPFINASTLKKQGPVLSKSYVGNIEDDKVKVACHEKETKKATESLQSLAKDSEVLTPGEVMNGKHTPILDEKKELNYDPKLTNFVSDRKPQTKTNDPLSSEVNPTIKPNQSNTFYERKQNEEIVKEKAHHLKELETEAFQKPPSIPLKASKVPSSQWSRLWHYGGLATSLSVGAVGEKLKRVWGSSKEEGGVLLNERNIEILVNKLSQMRGAALKLGQMLSFQDSKMFPGHIAHILERVRDSAHAMPDKQLEKVMAQNLGKDWKSLFSEFEKSPMAAASIGQVHRGRLASNGTLVAVKVQYPGVKNSIDSDLNNLSILLRASRLLPKGLFLENSIAAARKELALECDYMREADFVERFGMLLKQDQRLRVPKVFREASGPTVLALEYLHGIALGKIVYTQELRNKIGTILTELCFKEIADFHCMQTDPNWSNFLYNTHTHQLELLDFGASIEYSQEFISKYCRLLLAGARRDKDACQQLSEELGYLSKHESKAMINAHVESIFTLAEPFAFDAPDIYDFGHQTITERVKEQIPLMLQLRLQPPPEETYSLHRRLSGHFLLCSKLGAKIQCKQVFQKILSPFNN from the coding sequence ATGGGTAATTCGGGCTTGTGGGAATTCATTACCCTAAGTTCAGCAATTAAGAATGTTGCGAGTATATATTGGAAAAGCGGGAGGTCGATTTATCACCAAAAACCGTTTATAAATGCCTCAACACTGAAGAAACAAGGACCTGtactttcaaaatcatatGTAGGAAACATTGAAGATGATAAAGTAAAGGTTGCTTGtcatgaaaaagaaacgaaaaaagcTACTGAAAGCTTGCAATCTTTGGCGAAGGATTCGGAAGTACTTACGCCTGGTGAAGTTATGAACGGAAAGCATACTCCAATTCTggatgaaaagaaggaattgaatTACGATCCTAAGCTTACCAATTTTGTTAGCGACAGAAAACCTCAGACGAAAACCAATGATCCCCTTAGCTCTGAAGTAAATCCTACAATTAAACCAAATCAGTCAAATACGTTTTATGAGCGTAAGCAAAATGAGGAGAtagtgaaagaaaaagcacATCATTTGAAGGAGTTAGAAACGGAAGCATTTCAAAAGCCTCCTAGCATTCCTCTCAAGGCTTCAAAAGTCCCTTCTTCACAATGGAGTAGACTTTGGCATTACGGAGGCCTTGCAACTTCTCTCTCCGTTGGCGCCGTAGGGGAAAAATTAAAACGAGTTTGGGGATCTAGTAAAGAAGAGGGCGGTGTTTTACTTAATGAAAGGAACATTGAAATACTGGTGAACAAGTTGAGTCAAATGAGAGGTGCAGCGCTAAAGCTTGGGCAAATGTTGTCGTTTCAAGATAGCAAGATGTTTCCTGGGCACATTGCACATATCCTAGAACGTGTGCGTGATAGTGCCCATGCAATGCCTGACAAGCAACTTGAAAAGGTGATGGCGCAAAACCTGGGCAAAGACTGGAAGAGCCTCTTTTccgagtttgaaaaaagtcCGATGGCGGCCGCATCTATAGGACAAGTTCACCGAGGAAGATTGGCTTCCAATGGTACTTTAGTTGCAGTTAAAGTCCAATATCCCGGTGTCAAAAATTCAATTGACTCCGATTTAAATAATTTGTCAATATTATTGAGGGCTTCTCGACTTTTACCTAAAGGTTTATTTCTGGAGAATAGTATTGCAGCTGccagaaaagaattggcCTTGGAGTGTGATTACATGCGCGAGGCAGATTTTGTGGAAAGGTTTGGAATGCTTCTGAAACAAGATCAACGCTTGAGAGTTCCCAAAGTGTTTAGGGAAGCATCTGGTCCGACAGTGTTAGCATTGGAGTATCTACACGGTATTGCATTAGGGAAAATTGTGTATACACAAGAGCTTCGAAACAAAATTGGAACGATTTTAACAGAGCTATGTTTTAAAGAGATTGCTGACTTTCATTGTATGCAGACTGACCCTAATTGGTCAAACTTTCTGTATAATACACACACACACCAGTTGGAGCTCTTGGATTTTGGAGCTTCTATTGAATACAGCCAAGagtttatttcaaaatattgtCGACTTTTGCTTGCTGGTGCAAGACGGGATAAGGACGCTTGTCAACAACTATCGGAGGAGCTAGGATATTTGAGTAAACACGAATCGAAAGCAATGATAAATGCACATGTGGAGTCCATATTTACTCTTGCTGAGCCGTTTGCATTTGATGCCCCAGATATATATGACTTTGGGCACCAAACGATTACAGAACGTGTAAAAGAGCAAATACCACTAATGCTGCAATTGCGACTTCAACCACCTCCTGAGGAGACATATTCCCTTCACCGAAGACTGAGTGGACACTTTTTGTTGTGCTCCAAGCTGGGTGCAAAAATACAGTGCAAGCAagtatttcaaaaaatattgagTCCTTTCAACAACTAA
- the clr1 gene encoding SHREC complex intermodule linker subunit Clr1 encodes MELKMQFNTSVPPGVLHYIFSGYKILRPWLMATRMKGPINDISVINNMFQEVLKTGFFVNPPPVEIYSRQLLKFISVLAGNKSTASIEHYGYSSTFLSNPVANTAVPTSFGKPVKTGNSSGNEVPFKSPGNHELNTASPTYLPQSSVNNQSSLLKQLPLENRIANNPPYPTNIASTENQKSHRPGPFSSLPSDPLDAKIHATASNRFSVPSIANSQSVPLWPNRPHRVTNESVPPSFEHSNVRPNEPPSQVYPASTLSSKSSSKPHQPSQEVSQNLPNGDSSTPKAVEPSTSQFNFQKVYPDVSPYLTPDNIGSAILYSTNDFSKSEPDKPRLNLSLELKLMENKLEKGELGPNMKGDLRNLADWDAISLVSSQFPSLSPSSFRPDGSFLKHRRFNDEIMENKEIMEKAIKQLNLSPSDAERLRERNRVQVLDDKKLCFSLSKSYPSNHNQLLDRFDKLPGNRKPGTSKKVATKVPTPSAEKLPETEQTQENEVGEDVPLLSLSNYRPNLLHNRKQNSNTKAARVKTHVESKKSSNDFALENIDLSSIKASKETSNVAVDSYLAKNIDVAHVKHNVNSILPGDTEHLIEVIEKPINEQRDQETEQTETYRKEFTQKPNKELPGREDPIRTEDSSKQVDEYNNQKSHSLISNKDDEVIKLTNSQIDVEAGDRLQSSNLTNSEAEKTRNSYVPQTIQITDSSDSENQFRDAVLSEVNVEQNSKSDGNIKKRSIESVDASSDPTLLTIGIPENQGLLNIKTLLNDDSAQQSSTSNSFNEEAGKSRETSDMLSIEKEPSLDSSFINKSQHIDIEKDTLQPVNTESSEVDLPTNDFQSLGHELLNASSDVNNSASDLSMQLKATNINQDVPLMETPILLEGIEADKQKVYTSLKSLPQGFTEFKCKWTSCEANLHSLENLFTHIKKLHTQCTDEGSTLKCCWNQCFLSLGSGQMDAHIREHLEKIQHNCKVPGCKKGLSNYEEFQEHLMFSHLPYKFEPSALITTRKSRLQEGNRRTRNNQGDKSAVPGFFLNTSTPIIKPAPSNWYPVPPPGFSPSVFARLNQNNQSKERTVSSLAKRNVFHSFAGLRNDHMKTTGSDSTSDAQYARVGQIGQLFTAVSKSECLPSMIIEGIVVQRKNWIVH; translated from the coding sequence ATGGAACTCAAAATGCAATTTAATACATCAGTTCCTCCTGGTGTTCTTCATTACATTTTTTCTGGATACAAAATACTACGGCCATGGTTGATGGCCACAAGAATGAAAGGACCAATAAACGATATTTCCGTGATTAATAACATGTTTCAGGAGGTCTTGAAGACTggtttttttgtaaatccACCACCCGTTGAAATTTACTCTAGGCAATTGCTTAAATTCATATCTGTTTTGGCGGGGAATAAAAGTACAGCATCCATTGAACATTATGGATATTCATCTACTTTTCTATCAAACCCTGTTGCGAATACTGCTGTACCGACTTCATTTGGAAAACCAGTAAAAACAGGCAATAGCAGTGGAAATGAAGTGCCTTTTAAGTCTCCAGGAAACCATGAATTGAATACAGCTTCTCCTACATATTTACCACAGTCTTCGGTGAATAATCAATCTAGTCTATTAAAGCAGCTTCCTCTCGAAAATCGTATAGCAAATAATCCACCGTATCCTACAAATATCGCTTCTACCGAAAATCAGAAATCTCACCGTCCTGgacctttttcttcacttcCTTCAGATCCTTTAGATGCTAAGATACATGCGACAGCTTCAAATAGATTTTCCGTTCCTAGCATCGCGAATAGCCAATCTGTACCTTTGTGGCCTAATCGGCCACATCGAGTAACGAACGAGTCAGTACCCCCGTCTTTTGAACATAGTAACGTTCGTCCTAATGAACCGCCCAGTCAAGTATATCCGGCTTCTACATTAAGCAGTAAGTCATCATCAAAACCTCATCAACCGAGTCAAGAAGTATCACAAAATCTACCCAACGGTGACTCATCAACACCTAAGGCTGTAGAGCCGTCTACTTCtcaattcaattttcaaaaagtttatcCAGATGTTTCTCCTTATTTGACTCCTGATAATATTGGTAGTGCAATTTTATATTCCACTAATGATTTCTCAAAATCCGAACCCGACAAGCCTCGATTGAATTTATCCCTTGAGTTGAAGCTTatggaaaataaattagaaaaaggagaattAGGACCAAACATGAAAGGTGACTTACGAAATTTGGCTGATTGGGATGCAAtttctcttgtttcttCACAATTTCCATCGCTCTCGCCTTCTAGCTTTAGACCTGATGGCTCATTTCTTAAGCATCGTCGCTTCAACGATGAAATCatggaaaacaaagaaattatggaaaaagCGATTAAACAGTTGAATTTGTCTCCTTCAGATGCAGAACGCTTACGTGAACGAAATAGAGTACAAGTTCTAGATGACAAGAAGCTATGTTTCTCATTGTCAAAAAGTTACCCATCGAACCATAATCAGCTCTTAGATAGGTTTGATAAGCTACCAGGTAATAGAAAACCTGGCACGTCTAAGAAAGTTGCTACTAAAGTACCAACGCCTTCTGCAGAAAAGCTTCCGGAAACTGAGCAAACACAAGAGAACGAAGTCGGCGAAGACGTTCCTTTGCTCAGCCTTTCTAACTACAGACCGAATTTACTTCACAATCGAAAACAGAATTCTAACACCAAAGCTGCGCGCGTCAAAACGCACGTGGAAAGTAAGAAATCTAGTAATGATTTTGCACTTGAAAACATTGATCTATCATCAATCAAGGCTTCCAAAGAGACCAGCAACGTTGCAGTTGATAGCTATCTGGCTAAAAATATTGATGTCGCACATGTTAAACACAATGTAAATTCAATCCTTCCAGGTGATACCGAACATTTGATTGAAGTTATAGAGAAGCCTATTAATGAGCAAAGGGACCAAGAAACCGAACAGACAGAAACTTACAGAAAGGAGTTTACgcaaaaaccaaacaaaGAGTTACCTGGACGAGAGGATCCTATTCGAACTGAAGATTCTTCAAAGCAAGTTGATGAATATAATAACCAAAAATCACATTCATTGATATCTAATAAGGACGACGAGGTAATTAAATTGACTAATTCTCAGATTGATGTTGAAGCCGGTGACAGATTGCAAAGTTCAAATCTTACGAATAGCGAAGCCGAGAAAACACGTAACTCATATGTGCCTCAAACTATACAAATTACCGATTCTTCCGATAGTGAAAACCAATTTAGAGATGCAGTATTATCAGAGGTCAATGTTGAGCAGAACAGCAAATCAGATggaaatataaaaaaacgTTCCATCGAAAGTGTTGATGCATCTTCTGATCCTACTTTATTGACAATTGGAATTCCTGAAAACCAAGGATTGTTAAATATCAAGACGCTATTGAATGACGATTCAGCCCAACAGTCGAGTACAtctaattctttcaatgaAGAAGCTGGAAAAAGTAGAGAGACGTCAGATATGCTTTCAATAGAGAAAGAGCCTTCtttggattcttctttcatcaaTAAATCTCAACACATTGACATAGAGAAGGACACATTACAACCGGTTAACACGGAATCTTCCGAAGTTGATCTTCCCACAAATGATTTTCAATCACTTGGTCATGAGTTACTAAATGCGTCAAGCGATGTGAACAACTCTGCTTCCGATTTATCAATGCAGTTAAAAGCAACTAACATCAATCAAGATGTTCCTCTCATGGAAACACCAATTTTACTAGAAGGAATTGAGGCGGATAAGCAAAAAGTCTATACTTCGTTAAAATCACTTCCGCAGGGTTTTACCGAATTTAAGTGCAAGTGGACTAGTTGTGAAGCCAATTTGCATTCTCTAGAAAACTTGTTTACacatataaaaaaattacataCTCAATGTACAGATGAGGGCTCCACATTAAAATGTTGCTGGAATCAGtgttttttgtctttagGTTCTGGACAAATGGACGCTCACATTAGGGAACATCTTGAAAAGATACAGCATAATTGCAAAGTTCCTGGATGCAAAAAAGGGTTATCTAACTACGAAGAATTCCAGGAGCATCTTATGTTTTCTCATTTGCCGTATAAGTTCGAGCCGTCTGCTTTAATTACTACTAGAAAATCTAGACtacaagaaggaaatcgAAGAACTCGGAACAACCAAGGAGATAAATCTGCTGTTCCTGGATTTTTCCTTAATACATCTACTCCTATAATCAAACCCGCCCCATCGAACTGGTATCCGGTTCCACCTCCCGGCTTTAGTCCATCTGTTTTTGCTAGGTTGAACCAGAATAATCAATCAAAGGAAAGGACTGTGTCTTCCTTAGCGAAAAGAAATGTCTTTCACTCGTTTGCTGGTTTGCGTAATGACCATATGAAAACTACTGGTTCTGATAGTACTTCTGATGCTCAGTATGCTCGAGTTGGTCAAATAGGACAACTTTTTACCGCTGTATCAAAATCAGAGTGTCTTCCTTCGATGATTATTGAAGGAATAGTTGTTCAGAGGAAGAACTGGATTGTACATTAA
- the mhf1 gene encoding CENP-S-like protein — translation MEEERFKAEIFHVTQQVCNNTAAELRDSESRNVIVDELFCVGVTEMVWEQIRVLAKDIEDFAEHASRKTVQPQDVVLCCRRNEGLHEMMNDYQKEIIKSRKKRKENSP, via the exons ATGGAAGAA GAAAGGTTCAAGGCTGAAATCTTTCATGTGACACAGCAAGTTTGTAATAATACCGCTGCTGAATTAAGAGACTCGGAATCTCGAAATGTAATCGTAGACGAACTTTTCTGCGTTGGAGTGACTGAAATGGTTTGGGAACAGATTCGCGTGTTGGCCAAAGACATTGAGGATTTCGCAGA GCATGCTAGTCGTAAAACTGTTCAACCTCAGGATGTTGTTTTGTGTTGTCGACGTAACGAAGGATTGCATGAAATGATGAACGATTACCAAAAAGAGATTATTAAGtcgagaaagaaaaggaaagaaaattctcCTTAA
- the pth1 gene encoding mitochondrial peptidyl-tRNA hydrolase Pth1: MLIKTSQQKTNTLEEMEKPLLVFGLGNPGSAFTKSRHSLGKLLVQMYAERMNFPKGWPSTRDNITLYPSKNYMNESGKLLGKVQSQYLSSLPPMEKARASCIVVHDELELDLGKLRYRIGGSHKGHNGVRSCQAVLGKEGFHRISVGIGRCESRSSQEVAQFVLGKFKPNEMKVVETKVFEEFSSLLNQIRVETNEPSFDNQSNKKRS, translated from the exons ATGCTTATAAAAACTTCTCAACAAAAGACGAACACGCtagaagaaatggaaaagccTCTACTT GTTTTTGGTCTTGGAAACCCAGGGTCAGCCTTTACAAAATCCAGACACTCACTAGGAAAGCTTCTGGTTCAAATGTATGCTGAGAGAATGAATTTCCCTAAAGGTTGGCCTTCTACTAGGGACAACATTACACTTTACCCgtcaaaaaattatatgAACGAGTCTGGAAAGCTATTAGGCAAAGTGCAATCTCAATACCTCAGTAGTCTACCTCCAATGGAAAAGGCCAGGGCTTCCTGTATAGTCGTGCACGATGAATTAGAGCTAGATCTAGGAAAACTTCGTTACCGCATAGGTGGATCGCATAA AGGACACAATGGAGTTCGTTCCTGCCAGGCAGTTTTGGGAAAGGAG GGGTTTCACAGAATAAGTGTGGGAATCGGTCGCTGCGAATCGAGGTCGAGTCAGGAAGTGGCTCAGTTTGTTTTAGGAAAATTTAAACCAAACGAGATGAAGGTcgtagaaacaaaagtgtTTGAGGAATTCTCTTCATTGCTTAACCAAATTCGTGTCGAAACGAATGAGCCCTCTTTTGATAATCAAAGcaataagaaaagaagttaA